A genomic window from Providencia alcalifaciens includes:
- a CDS encoding tetratricopeptide repeat protein — protein MKTIANIEFNQLPLSEGIMMVSNIIRADFPFMQVQTQLDNFVAKAREAMDLTADNQSKIEQLIALFYGEWKFGAANGVYALSDMLWLDKVLASKQGTPVSLGSIFLFIAEQLDLEIEAAIFPTQLLFVSTKRDDSQWFINPVSGETLSQHTLTMWLKGTVDPYSEFTFDELDVAEHSIIVRKIFDTLKAALMEEKKMEMALKVCETLLILDPEDPYEIRDRGLILAHLDCNHVALSDLNYFVEHCPEDPVSEMIKIQIYSLDNLPVVLH, from the coding sequence ATGAAAACAATAGCAAATATTGAGTTTAATCAGCTACCGTTAAGTGAAGGCATTATGATGGTTTCTAACATCATTCGAGCCGATTTTCCCTTTATGCAGGTACAAACGCAATTAGATAATTTCGTCGCTAAAGCGCGTGAAGCAATGGATTTGACTGCTGATAACCAGTCAAAGATAGAGCAGCTGATTGCACTGTTTTATGGTGAGTGGAAATTTGGTGCGGCGAACGGTGTTTACGCACTATCTGATATGCTGTGGTTGGATAAAGTTTTAGCCTCTAAGCAAGGCACGCCAGTCTCTCTTGGCTCAATTTTTTTATTTATTGCTGAGCAGCTCGATTTAGAGATTGAAGCTGCAATTTTTCCGACTCAATTACTTTTTGTCTCGACAAAACGCGATGATTCCCAGTGGTTTATTAACCCAGTTAGCGGCGAAACCTTATCACAACACACATTAACTATGTGGCTAAAAGGGACCGTTGATCCATACTCCGAATTTACCTTTGATGAATTGGATGTGGCTGAACATAGCATTATTGTTCGCAAAATTTTCGACACGTTAAAAGCGGCGCTGATGGAAGAGAAAAAAATGGAGATGGCATTAAAAGTCTGTGAAACATTGCTGATCCTCGATCCTGAAGACCCATATGAAATTCGCGACCGAGGACTTATCCTCGCGCACTTAGATTGTAATCATGTGGCGCTGAGTGACCTTAACTATTTTGTTGAGCACTGTCCAGAAGACCCTGTGTCGGAAATGATTAAAATTCAAATTTATTCGCTGGATAATCTTCCAGTTGTACTGCATTGA
- the prmC gene encoding peptide chain release factor N(5)-glutamine methyltransferase: MRYSEWLQQAVVRLSASDSAKRDAQILLQHTTGRSRTYILAFDETELTPHEQQQLEGLLARREQGEPIAYIVGEREFWSLPLYVSPATLIPRPDTECLVEQALARLPQEASRILDLGTGTGAIGLALASELPNSHVIGVDFNPDAVVLAQRNQQRLAISNIQFSQSDWFTSLPNELFDMIVSNPPYIDESDVHLSQGDVRFEPSTALIADNQGFSDLAHIIATSKQYLKQQGWLLLEHGWQQGLTVRELLNENGYTNVETCLDYGGKERISLGQWNG; the protein is encoded by the coding sequence ATGCGTTATAGCGAATGGTTACAGCAGGCAGTCGTTAGACTGTCTGCCAGTGATAGCGCTAAACGAGATGCGCAGATCCTGTTGCAGCATACCACAGGGCGCAGCCGTACCTATATCCTCGCTTTCGATGAAACCGAACTGACCCCTCATGAACAGCAGCAATTAGAGGGGTTATTAGCCCGCCGTGAACAAGGGGAGCCGATTGCCTACATTGTGGGTGAACGTGAATTCTGGTCACTGCCACTGTATGTATCACCCGCAACCTTGATCCCTCGTCCAGATACCGAATGCCTTGTTGAGCAAGCGTTAGCGCGCCTTCCTCAAGAAGCGTCTCGTATTTTGGATCTTGGCACAGGAACGGGGGCTATTGGGCTAGCTTTGGCGTCAGAGTTACCAAATAGTCACGTAATAGGCGTGGATTTTAACCCCGATGCGGTAGTGTTAGCGCAACGAAATCAACAACGCTTAGCCATTTCAAATATTCAATTTTCACAAAGTGATTGGTTTACTTCACTACCAAATGAACTATTTGATATGATTGTGAGTAATCCGCCTTATATTGATGAAAGTGATGTTCACTTGAGCCAAGGTGATGTGCGTTTTGAGCCATCAACGGCGTTGATTGCTGATAATCAAGGTTTTTCTGATTTAGCACACATTATTGCCACATCAAAACAATACCTAAAACAACAAGGGTGGCTGCTGCTTGAGCATGGTTGGCAGCAAGGTTTAACTGTGCGAGAGCTATTGAATGAAAATGGGTACACCAATGTCGAGACCTGTCTGGATTATGGTGGTAAAGAGCGAATTTCCCTTGGTCAATGGAATGGTTAA
- the lolB gene encoding lipoprotein insertase outer membrane protein LolB, with amino-acid sequence MRPARNFWRLMPLSCLLLTACVTTSQDTTKGTSSSTDAQWTAHQSQVIELRDYQTRGSFVYIGGQGTGTETKTYAKFFWQQYTPEKYRLLLTNPLGSRELELSVEPDLAKLTTKDGQTHMSDVPSELIYQLTGMDIPIDDLTAWLVGSPGRATEYTLDSNHLLKSVTFKINGETWKLDYLSYDTKTSPMLPNHMELKQGDKVIKLKMDSWTLKK; translated from the coding sequence ATGCGCCCAGCCAGAAACTTTTGGCGATTAATGCCCCTTTCCTGCTTGCTGCTGACTGCCTGTGTGACTACCTCTCAAGACACCACGAAAGGCACTTCATCTTCAACAGATGCACAGTGGACTGCCCACCAATCACAAGTGATTGAACTGCGTGATTATCAAACTCGCGGCTCCTTTGTGTACATTGGGGGTCAAGGTACCGGAACAGAAACCAAAACTTACGCGAAGTTTTTCTGGCAGCAATATACTCCAGAAAAATACCGTTTATTGCTGACTAATCCATTAGGCTCGCGTGAACTGGAACTCAGTGTAGAACCTGATTTAGCCAAATTAACCACTAAAGATGGGCAAACTCACATGAGTGATGTGCCAAGTGAATTAATTTATCAGTTAACAGGTATGGATATCCCCATTGATGATCTCACCGCTTGGTTAGTCGGTTCACCGGGGCGAGCCACTGAATACACTCTCGACAGCAACCACCTGCTCAAATCCGTGACGTTTAAAATCAATGGCGAAACATGGAAATTGGATTATCTCTCTTACGATACCAAAACCTCGCCGATGCTGCCAAACCACATGGAGCTCAAGCAAGGGGATAAAGTCATCAAGTTAAAAATGGATAGTTGGACACTGAAAAAATGA
- the kdsA gene encoding 3-deoxy-8-phosphooctulonate synthase — protein MQQKVVSIGDIKVANDLPFVLFGGMNVLESRDMAMKVCEHYVTVTQKLGIPYVFKASFDKANRSSIHSYRGPGLEEGLKIFQEIKQTFGVKIITDVHTPEQAQPAAEVVDVIQLPAFLARQTDLVAAMAKTDAVINIKKPQFISPGQIGNIVEKFIEGGNDKIILCDRGANFGYDNLVVDMLGFNVMMQASNGCPVIFDVTHSLQCRDPFGAASGGRRGQVAELARAGMAVGLAGLFLEAHPDPDNARCDGPSALPLNKLEPFLQQVKAIDEVVKSFPALDTNS, from the coding sequence ATGCAACAGAAAGTAGTCAGTATCGGTGATATTAAGGTCGCAAACGATCTGCCATTTGTTCTGTTTGGTGGCATGAACGTACTTGAGTCTCGCGATATGGCGATGAAAGTGTGTGAGCACTACGTCACTGTGACACAAAAATTAGGCATTCCGTATGTATTTAAAGCCTCTTTTGATAAAGCTAACCGATCATCTATTCACTCTTATCGTGGACCGGGTCTGGAAGAAGGGCTGAAAATCTTCCAAGAAATTAAACAGACCTTTGGTGTGAAAATCATTACTGATGTTCATACTCCAGAACAAGCTCAGCCAGCTGCAGAAGTGGTTGATGTTATCCAACTGCCTGCATTCTTAGCGCGTCAAACTGACTTAGTTGCGGCGATGGCGAAAACCGATGCGGTCATTAATATCAAAAAACCTCAATTCATCAGCCCGGGGCAAATCGGCAATATCGTTGAGAAATTTATCGAAGGTGGTAACGATAAAATTATCTTGTGTGACCGCGGCGCAAATTTTGGCTATGACAACTTAGTAGTTGATATGCTTGGTTTTAATGTCATGATGCAAGCCTCTAACGGTTGCCCAGTTATTTTTGACGTAACACATTCTCTGCAATGCCGTGACCCATTTGGCGCTGCATCGGGTGGTCGTCGTGGTCAAGTGGCTGAATTGGCAAGAGCAGGAATGGCGGTAGGGCTAGCAGGCCTATTCCTTGAAGCTCATCCAGATCCAGATAACGCACGTTGTGATGGCCCTTCTGCATTGCCGTTAAACAAATTAGAGCCATTCTTACAACAAGTTAAAGCTATTGACGAAGTTGTAAAAAGCTTCCCTGCGTTGGACACCAACAGCTAA
- the hemA gene encoding glutamyl-tRNA reductase, protein MTLLALGINHKTAPVALREQVAFGPEKIDHALEELLKQPQVSGGVVLSTCNRTELYLSLESQEKAQEQLTKWLCDFHGITAKDLQPSLYWHQDARAVSHLMRVASGLDSLVLGEPQILGQVKKAFALSQDTHSLSSELERLFQKSFSVAKRVRTETDIGANAVSVAFAACTLARQIFESLKHLNILLVGAGETIELVARHLREHGVQKMMIANRTLERAELLAKEVNAQVISLADIDNRLAEADIVISSTASPLPIIGKGMVERAMKARRSKPMLLIDIAVPRDIEQDVEKLRDVYLYTVDDLESIIAQNLAQRKAAAVEAEFIVEQESSHFMDWLRSQAGVSTIREYREQAEAIRASMTEKALAAIAQGANPEQVIMQLSQQLTNRLIHAPTKSLQQAAGNGDVERLNLLRDSLGLDHQ, encoded by the coding sequence ATGACCCTATTAGCCTTAGGCATTAATCATAAAACGGCACCAGTGGCTTTGCGTGAGCAAGTCGCTTTTGGTCCTGAAAAAATCGACCACGCACTTGAGGAGTTACTGAAACAGCCTCAAGTGAGTGGCGGCGTTGTGCTGTCTACCTGTAACCGAACTGAACTGTATCTCAGCCTTGAATCCCAAGAAAAAGCGCAGGAACAGTTAACTAAATGGTTATGTGATTTTCACGGGATCACCGCCAAAGATCTCCAACCTAGCCTTTATTGGCACCAAGATGCGCGCGCAGTCAGCCATCTTATGCGTGTGGCCAGTGGGTTAGATTCGTTGGTTCTAGGTGAGCCGCAAATCCTCGGTCAAGTGAAAAAGGCGTTTGCGCTTTCGCAAGATACTCATTCTCTATCTAGCGAATTAGAGCGCTTATTCCAAAAATCGTTTTCCGTGGCTAAACGTGTGCGAACCGAAACTGATATCGGGGCGAATGCGGTTTCTGTCGCATTTGCAGCTTGTACGCTAGCAAGGCAAATTTTCGAATCACTCAAACATTTGAATATTTTGTTAGTCGGTGCAGGGGAAACCATCGAATTAGTGGCGCGTCATTTGCGTGAGCATGGCGTGCAAAAAATGATGATAGCTAACCGAACGCTAGAACGTGCCGAACTTCTCGCCAAAGAAGTGAACGCTCAAGTTATCTCATTAGCAGATATCGATAACCGTTTAGCTGAAGCGGATATTGTGATTAGTTCAACGGCTAGCCCATTGCCAATTATTGGTAAAGGGATGGTCGAGCGTGCAATGAAAGCACGCCGTAGTAAACCTATGTTATTGATTGATATCGCAGTTCCTCGTGATATCGAGCAGGATGTAGAAAAACTCAGAGATGTTTATCTCTATACTGTTGATGATTTGGAATCCATCATTGCCCAAAACTTGGCACAACGTAAAGCTGCCGCGGTTGAAGCGGAATTTATTGTTGAGCAAGAAAGCAGCCATTTTATGGATTGGTTGCGCTCACAAGCCGGAGTCTCTACAATTCGCGAATACAGAGAGCAGGCGGAAGCAATTCGGGCAAGCATGACCGAGAAAGCACTTGCAGCCATTGCCCAAGGTGCCAACCCTGAGCAAGTGATTATGCAGCTATCACAACAGTTAACCAACCGCCTGATCCACGCTCCGACTAAATCTTTGCAGCAAGCTGCGGGAAATGGGGATGTTGAGCGTCTAAATCTACTTAGGGACAGCTTAGGGCTGGACCATCAATAA
- the prfA gene encoding peptide chain release factor 1, with amino-acid sequence MKPSIVAKLEALQERYEEIEAHLADAGVIADQDRFRALSKEYAQLTDVAKCFTAWRTVQDDIETAQMLLDDPEMKEMAQEELKEAKERNEELEQQLQLLLLPKDPDDEYNCFVEIRAGAGGDEAAIFAGDLFRMYSRYAESNRWRVELMSTSDGEHGGYKEVIAKISGDSVYGRLKFESGGHRVQRVPETESQGRIHTSACTIAILPELPEAELPEISPADLRIDTFRSSGAGGQHVNTTDSAIRITHLPTGIVVECQDERSQHKNKAKAMSVLGARIRQAEMDKRYAAEASERRNLLGSGDRSDRIRTYNFPQGRVTDHRINLTLYRLDEVMEGKLDTLIQPIINEYQADQLSALSEQD; translated from the coding sequence ATGAAGCCTTCTATTGTCGCAAAACTAGAAGCATTACAAGAACGCTACGAAGAAATTGAAGCGCACCTTGCTGATGCGGGTGTGATTGCTGATCAAGACCGTTTTCGTGCTTTATCAAAAGAATATGCTCAGTTAACGGATGTCGCTAAGTGTTTTACTGCATGGCGTACTGTTCAGGATGATATCGAAACAGCGCAAATGCTGTTGGACGATCCTGAAATGAAAGAAATGGCTCAAGAAGAACTAAAAGAAGCCAAAGAGCGCAATGAAGAGCTGGAACAGCAATTACAGTTGTTGTTACTTCCAAAAGATCCTGATGATGAATATAACTGCTTTGTGGAAATCCGCGCGGGTGCGGGTGGCGATGAAGCGGCAATTTTTGCGGGTGATTTATTCCGTATGTACAGCCGTTATGCGGAAAGTAACCGCTGGCGCGTTGAACTGATGAGCACCAGTGATGGTGAGCACGGTGGATACAAAGAAGTTATTGCAAAAATTTCGGGCGATAGTGTGTATGGTCGATTGAAGTTTGAATCCGGCGGTCACCGCGTACAGCGTGTTCCTGAGACGGAATCACAAGGTCGTATTCATACCTCCGCATGTACTATTGCTATCTTACCTGAGCTGCCAGAAGCGGAATTACCGGAAATTAGCCCAGCGGATTTACGTATCGATACGTTCCGTTCATCGGGCGCGGGTGGTCAGCACGTTAACACCACCGACTCTGCAATTCGTATTACCCACTTACCAACGGGAATTGTGGTTGAATGTCAGGATGAACGTTCACAACACAAAAACAAAGCGAAAGCGATGTCTGTGTTGGGTGCACGTATTCGCCAAGCTGAAATGGATAAACGCTATGCAGCGGAAGCCTCTGAACGCCGTAACTTATTAGGTTCCGGTGACCGTTCTGACCGTATTCGTACTTATAATTTCCCGCAAGGTCGAGTTACTGATCACCGTATCAACCTTACGCTGTACCGTTTGGACGAAGTGATGGAAGGCAAACTGGATACATTAATTCAGCCTATCATCAACGAATACCAAGCTGACCAGCTTTCTGCGTTATCTGAGCAGGACTAA